A single window of Jiangella alkaliphila DNA harbors:
- a CDS encoding carbohydrate-binding protein, with the protein MRTWIAPIAALSVVAGALAASTLPAPPARADDAQQLVVDLSERTGPFLGAGGGTLYGLSDDGVPSDNTLEPLRLHSIAQKPPAGAQHPNGDALVVADPFVRTGGEYIQIYVQDMYAEWEYENPGGVVPCNDVCFDDYMDKLAWVVDQASSSPHADRFVYVLFNEPDNIWYDLGTGNAATYRTRMDAFLQHWKEAVEYVRAHHPGARVAGMNDATFRQRNYADFLTFARDNDVLPDIAAWHQLASNSLDPASGNYFRSTYAAYRALERERGIDAIPININEYGGNRDLTVPGQLIKWTAMFEDAKVAAGGKAYWTAAGGQAGDVVQTNKPGGGWWFYKMYADLHGGDTVAVTRPDTTTVDALDAIAVIDDDRRQARIVTGGTAEPVDVVVEGVDPELFGDTVNVEVRATTWSGQNSDAPPPEVLHRADVTPSGGTVTVPIRGLGVHGDGGSNVDLMAAYEIVLSPGGSGSREPVDRPWRATYEAETAAITAGTVFTQGTLQNWNAAATSGNRDVGALNRVESAVAFTVDVPAAGDYRLGIMYGNQTGQPSQQVLTVNGAEPRFVDYEATMNWTWRTRADVVVTLAAGSNEIRLAGSDPTLGRAIGEATLDRIDLEQLSGDGGTEPARTYEAELAQSSDTAGHEYDRADQSGAGHVVLRRGAETLFTVYAEDDGYYDLEFRHSSPGRPGSAVAQVGLDRRPVDGAVLTAAPGGGFWDTDRHRLFLSAGVNRVTVTPTGPTPVRLDDVAVTRAVDGAQPVTAVEAEDATLAGTAEVRSHRAASGGSFVGGVGNGPANSLTLTVDAAQAGEHLLVVHYANDERDTGHPYNADIISRPVDVSVNGAEPARHWLKNTWSWGNWWARGVPVTLEAGRNEITVSNDPARGATASECPQPCKPALDSPWAPDLDRFELAPIRVG; encoded by the coding sequence ATGCGAACGTGGATCGCACCGATCGCCGCGCTGAGTGTCGTGGCCGGCGCACTGGCGGCGAGCACGCTGCCGGCTCCACCGGCCCGCGCCGACGACGCGCAGCAGCTGGTCGTGGACCTGAGCGAGCGCACGGGCCCGTTCCTGGGCGCCGGCGGCGGCACCCTGTACGGGCTCAGCGACGACGGCGTGCCCAGCGACAACACCCTCGAACCGCTGCGCCTGCACAGCATCGCGCAGAAGCCGCCGGCCGGCGCGCAGCACCCCAACGGCGACGCGCTCGTCGTGGCCGACCCGTTCGTCCGCACCGGCGGCGAGTACATCCAGATCTACGTGCAGGACATGTACGCCGAGTGGGAGTACGAGAACCCCGGCGGGGTGGTGCCCTGCAACGACGTCTGCTTCGACGATTACATGGACAAGCTCGCCTGGGTGGTCGACCAGGCGTCCAGCAGCCCGCACGCCGACCGGTTCGTCTACGTGCTGTTCAACGAGCCCGACAACATCTGGTACGACCTGGGCACCGGCAACGCCGCGACGTACCGGACCCGCATGGACGCGTTCCTGCAGCACTGGAAGGAGGCCGTCGAGTACGTCCGCGCCCATCACCCGGGCGCCCGTGTCGCCGGCATGAACGACGCCACGTTCCGGCAGCGCAACTACGCCGACTTCCTCACCTTCGCCCGCGACAACGACGTCCTGCCCGACATCGCGGCCTGGCACCAGCTGGCGTCCAACAGCCTCGACCCGGCCAGCGGCAACTACTTCCGCTCGACCTACGCGGCCTACCGTGCGCTGGAACGCGAGCGCGGCATCGACGCGATACCGATCAACATCAACGAGTACGGCGGCAACCGCGACCTCACCGTCCCCGGCCAGCTGATCAAGTGGACGGCGATGTTCGAGGACGCCAAGGTCGCCGCCGGCGGCAAGGCGTACTGGACCGCGGCCGGCGGCCAGGCCGGTGACGTCGTGCAGACGAACAAGCCCGGCGGCGGCTGGTGGTTCTACAAGATGTACGCCGACCTGCACGGCGGCGACACCGTCGCGGTCACCCGGCCGGACACCACCACCGTCGACGCGCTGGACGCCATCGCCGTCATCGACGACGACCGCCGGCAGGCCCGCATCGTCACCGGCGGCACGGCCGAGCCCGTCGACGTCGTCGTCGAGGGCGTGGACCCGGAGCTGTTCGGCGACACCGTCAACGTCGAGGTCCGGGCCACCACCTGGAGCGGGCAGAACTCCGACGCGCCGCCGCCGGAGGTGCTGCACCGCGCCGACGTGACGCCGTCGGGTGGCACGGTGACCGTGCCGATCCGCGGACTGGGCGTGCATGGCGACGGCGGCTCGAACGTCGACCTGATGGCTGCCTACGAGATCGTGCTGTCGCCCGGCGGCAGCGGCAGCCGCGAGCCGGTCGACCGGCCGTGGCGGGCGACGTACGAGGCCGAGACCGCCGCGATCACCGCCGGCACCGTCTTCACGCAGGGCACGCTGCAGAACTGGAACGCCGCGGCGACGTCGGGCAACCGCGACGTCGGCGCGCTGAACCGCGTTGAGAGCGCCGTCGCGTTCACCGTCGACGTCCCGGCCGCCGGCGACTACCGCCTGGGCATCATGTACGGCAACCAGACCGGCCAGCCGTCGCAGCAGGTGCTGACCGTCAACGGCGCGGAGCCGCGATTCGTCGACTACGAAGCGACGATGAACTGGACCTGGCGGACCCGCGCCGACGTCGTCGTCACGCTCGCCGCCGGGAGCAACGAGATCCGGCTGGCCGGGTCCGACCCGACCTTGGGCCGGGCCATCGGCGAGGCGACGCTCGACCGGATCGACCTCGAGCAGCTGAGCGGCGACGGCGGGACGGAACCGGCCCGCACGTACGAGGCCGAGCTGGCGCAGAGCAGCGACACCGCCGGGCACGAGTACGACCGCGCCGACCAGTCCGGCGCCGGCCACGTCGTGCTGCGGCGCGGCGCCGAGACGCTGTTCACCGTCTACGCCGAGGACGACGGCTACTACGACCTCGAGTTCCGGCACAGCAGCCCCGGCCGGCCGGGGTCGGCCGTCGCGCAGGTCGGGCTGGACCGCCGGCCGGTCGACGGCGCCGTGCTGACGGCGGCGCCCGGCGGCGGGTTCTGGGACACCGACCGGCACCGGCTGTTCCTTTCCGCCGGCGTCAACCGCGTGACGGTGACGCCCACCGGCCCGACGCCGGTGCGGCTGGACGACGTCGCCGTCACCCGGGCCGTCGACGGCGCGCAGCCGGTGACCGCGGTCGAGGCCGAGGACGCCACCCTCGCGGGGACGGCCGAGGTCCGGTCGCACCGCGCCGCGTCGGGCGGCTCGTTCGTCGGCGGCGTCGGCAACGGGCCGGCGAACTCGCTGACGCTGACCGTCGACGCCGCCCAGGCGGGGGAGCATCTGCTGGTCGTCCATTACGCCAACGACGAGCGCGACACCGGGCATCCGTACAACGCCGACATCATCTCCCGCCCGGTCGACGTGTCCGTCAACGGCGCCGAGCCTGCGCGGCACTGGTTGAAGAACACGTGGTCGTGGGGGAACTGGTGGGCCCGCGGCGTGCCGGTGACGCTGGAAGCCGGGCGCAACGAGATCACCGTGTCCAACGACCCGGCCCGGGGCGCGACGGCGAGCGAGTGCCCGCAGCCGTGCAAGCCGGCCCTGGACAGCCCGTGGGCACCGGACCTGGACCGGTTCGAGCTCGCCCCGATCCGGGTCGGCTGA
- a CDS encoding branched-chain amino acid ABC transporter permease — MSLFVQSLVLGILLGGLYALLAAGLTLYFGVMRVVMIAHSAFLILAAYLAWVFTRETGLDPLLSMIGTVPLFFVLGVAIQRLLMARLRPATLTMMSVLLTFSIALVIEGMLGWVFTGTQRRIQLPYGGADLEVAGVNVAVVKLIAFGLAALSLLALYLLLTRTRFGQALRATIQHPEAARLVGIDTERTAGYGFGIGLATAAVGGTALALDSTIYPSLHWHWIGPLMAIIVVGGLGSIPGAAIAAMVLGIGQALLQIPLSTTWAQTIFYVALFVTLMVRPQGFFGGRLAQRF; from the coding sequence ATGTCGCTGTTCGTCCAGAGCCTGGTGCTCGGAATCCTGCTGGGAGGGCTCTACGCCCTCCTGGCGGCGGGCCTCACGCTCTACTTCGGCGTGATGCGGGTGGTGATGATCGCCCATTCGGCGTTCCTCATCCTGGCCGCCTATCTCGCCTGGGTGTTCACCCGGGAGACCGGCCTCGACCCGCTGCTGTCCATGATCGGCACGGTGCCGCTGTTCTTCGTCCTCGGCGTCGCGATCCAGCGGCTGCTGATGGCTCGGCTCCGCCCGGCCACGCTGACGATGATGTCGGTGCTGCTGACGTTCTCCATCGCGCTGGTCATCGAGGGCATGCTCGGCTGGGTCTTCACCGGCACGCAACGACGGATCCAGCTGCCCTACGGCGGCGCCGACCTCGAGGTGGCCGGCGTCAACGTCGCCGTGGTCAAGCTGATCGCGTTCGGGCTGGCCGCGCTGTCGCTGCTGGCGCTGTACCTGTTGCTGACGCGGACGCGCTTCGGCCAGGCGCTGCGGGCGACGATCCAGCATCCCGAGGCCGCCCGGCTGGTCGGTATCGACACCGAGCGCACCGCCGGGTACGGCTTCGGCATCGGGCTGGCGACGGCGGCCGTCGGCGGGACCGCGCTGGCGCTGGACTCCACCATCTACCCGTCGCTGCACTGGCACTGGATCGGGCCCCTGATGGCGATCATCGTGGTGGGCGGCCTGGGCAGCATCCCGGGCGCCGCGATCGCCGCGATGGTCCTCGGGATCGGGCAGGCGCTGCTCCAGATCCCGCTCAGCACCACGTGGGCGCAGACGATCTTCTACGTGGCGCTCTTCGTCACCCTCATGGTCCGCCCGCAGGGATTCTTCGGAGGTCGTCTTGCCCAGCGCTTCTGA
- a CDS encoding LacI family DNA-binding transcriptional regulator has product MAERPRILRLKDVAEHAGVSIATASRSLSGASGVSETLAERVREVARQLGYTANPHARSLAAGTSRSVGLVVHEIGDPYFTEIASGALRVGAREGLMVQICHTGRDPRQQLAQVRTLVASRVGAIVIAGSGFVDARLQVAVKAELQAYRAAGGRVAVIGRHHLGVDAVLPENAAGGRAIAEHVLAQGHRRLAVVTGSRALTTIADRIGGVAAAFGAAGLDFATVPQVEAEFTRAGGKVAAQTILAQHPDVTAVLALNDDMAIGILSVFRSHGIAVPGRISVAGFDDVAVAQDLAPSLTTVRLPMSEMGALALELALKEPSARPRRRVIGHGLVVRDSTAPPPAAVASERP; this is encoded by the coding sequence GTGGCCGAGCGACCGCGGATCCTGCGCCTGAAGGACGTCGCCGAGCACGCGGGCGTCTCGATCGCGACGGCCTCGCGCAGCCTGTCCGGGGCGTCCGGCGTCAGCGAGACGCTGGCCGAGCGGGTGCGCGAGGTGGCCAGGCAACTGGGGTACACCGCCAACCCGCATGCCCGCAGCCTCGCGGCCGGCACGTCCCGGTCGGTGGGGCTGGTCGTGCACGAGATCGGTGACCCGTACTTCACCGAGATCGCCAGCGGCGCGCTGCGGGTCGGCGCCCGGGAAGGGCTCATGGTCCAGATCTGCCACACCGGTCGCGACCCGAGGCAGCAGCTCGCTCAGGTCCGCACTCTGGTGGCCAGCCGCGTGGGCGCGATCGTCATCGCCGGGTCGGGCTTCGTGGACGCCCGGCTGCAGGTCGCCGTCAAGGCGGAGCTGCAGGCCTACCGTGCGGCGGGCGGCCGGGTCGCCGTCATCGGCCGGCACCACCTGGGCGTCGACGCGGTGCTGCCCGAGAACGCCGCGGGCGGCCGGGCGATCGCCGAGCACGTCCTCGCCCAGGGGCATCGGCGGCTGGCGGTCGTCACCGGCTCGCGGGCGCTGACCACGATCGCGGACCGGATCGGGGGAGTCGCCGCGGCGTTCGGCGCGGCCGGCCTGGACTTCGCGACGGTGCCGCAGGTCGAGGCCGAGTTCACCCGCGCCGGCGGGAAGGTGGCCGCTCAGACGATCCTGGCCCAGCACCCGGACGTGACCGCGGTGCTCGCCCTCAACGACGACATGGCGATCGGGATCCTGTCGGTCTTCCGGTCCCACGGCATCGCCGTGCCGGGCCGGATCTCCGTCGCCGGCTTCGACGACGTCGCGGTCGCCCAGGACCTCGCGCCGTCGCTGACCACCGTCCGGCTGCCGATGTCGGAGATGGGCGCCCTCGCCCTCGAGCTCGCGTTGAAGGAACCCTCCGCCCGGCCCCGCCGGCGCGTGATCGGCCACGGGCTCGTGGTGCGCGACTCGACCGCACCGCCGCCGGCAGCTGTGGCGAGCGAGCGACCGTAG
- a CDS encoding ABC transporter ATP-binding protein: protein MASDHLLELVDIEAGYGRAALVLRGLTVRVPAGSVVCLVGPNGAGKSTVLKVASGMLAPRSGTIRVNGEDVTGFGPQQLLAAGLSHVLQGHSVFKEMTVEENVLLGAYTIRDRARIAERAGFVKDLFPVVRDRWKALAGALSGGQQKQVEFARSLMVSPRVVLLDEPSMGLDPRSAASVFEQVIRMRDAGTAVLLVEQNARRALETADLGCVLDLGRVHIDGPAAELLQDPQLAELYLGGRPTTAPSHPHLK, encoded by the coding sequence TTGGCATCTGACCACCTGCTCGAGCTCGTCGACATCGAGGCGGGCTACGGTCGCGCCGCCCTGGTGCTGCGCGGCCTGACGGTGCGGGTCCCGGCGGGATCGGTCGTGTGCCTGGTCGGGCCCAACGGCGCCGGCAAGTCCACCGTCCTCAAGGTCGCCAGCGGCATGCTCGCGCCCCGCTCTGGCACGATCCGGGTCAACGGCGAGGACGTGACCGGCTTCGGGCCGCAGCAGCTGCTGGCCGCCGGCCTCTCGCACGTGCTCCAGGGGCACAGCGTGTTCAAGGAGATGACGGTCGAGGAGAACGTGCTGCTGGGCGCGTACACGATCCGCGACCGCGCCCGGATCGCCGAGCGGGCCGGTTTCGTCAAGGACCTGTTCCCCGTCGTCCGCGACCGATGGAAGGCACTGGCCGGAGCGCTGTCCGGCGGTCAGCAGAAACAGGTCGAGTTCGCCCGGTCGCTGATGGTCAGCCCGCGGGTGGTGCTGCTCGACGAGCCGTCGATGGGCCTGGACCCCAGGTCGGCGGCGTCCGTCTTCGAGCAGGTGATCCGCATGCGCGACGCGGGAACGGCCGTGCTGCTCGTCGAGCAGAACGCGCGCCGCGCCCTCGAGACCGCCGACCTCGGCTGCGTGCTGGACCTCGGCCGGGTGCACATCGACGGCCCGGCCGCGGAGCTGCTCCAAGACCCGCAGCTGGCCGAGCTCTACCTCGGCGGCCGGCCCACCACGGCACCTTCCCATCCACATCTGAAGTGA
- a CDS encoding PQQ-dependent sugar dehydrogenase — MRRSRRWLAAVTAFVLAAALTPLTLPATADTADPDTPITDPIPDAIKPSTRGLVLEEYAQLPASVPNGPVTDVRIGSRYNRINYLGEIPDGSGRMYVPDLNGPLYLLNDGEPQLYLDIAARYPHFLSWRGLGSGFGFVTFHPEFEDNGRFYTVHSETPDAPGELTYPSQPVTSSSVTSVVTEWTADDPAAGTFSGTSRELFRFRFGGQIHAIQQIDFNPHARHGDEDYGLLYLAVGDGGIGVSSDVPQDLATPSGKILRIDPAGTNGPNGQYGIPASNPFVGEPGAAGEIYAVGMRDPHRFSWDRRHPGDMYLGHIGQRAIEAVYDVDAGDNFGWPVIEGRYAYRNETQCWLYPMTEEMKDAGYEYPATSYDHDKPANWPCNSDSGHAASGGFVYRGDLPGLYGAYVFGDLVEGRVYYSQIAGRPDDTGHDNDVSREAPLYELALYDTEGTRMRMTDFVGDGRVDLRFGTDSDQNLYLLAKADGRIWRVVGMKYESIRPEVHPSIAPDLVASYDFEHPFAADDSWEEDQGWSRTLIRLVNGGEDLRVDDGAYAGSLNALQLHSAAGSPTGVPWKAGVYSADADGVESLSRFNGAEGITVMGWFKLNGQNPTPGFNAIGLAGVLSGNSDGHGVRALLELIQVNGELRLVALGRRIDTGASQTFAAVQDWRELLPQDEWVHLAATFDYTTGEMALYRNGRPIEGFYTTPGDPWQIDGTGTSATNPRGIKIGGSYPQDGSERNPCNCRMDALMFFDDDLEAQEIWRQYRRFQGN, encoded by the coding sequence ATGCGCAGATCACGTCGATGGCTCGCCGCTGTCACAGCATTCGTGCTCGCGGCGGCGCTCACCCCGCTCACGCTGCCGGCCACGGCGGACACCGCCGACCCCGACACTCCCATCACCGACCCGATCCCCGACGCGATCAAGCCGTCCACCCGCGGTCTGGTCCTGGAGGAGTACGCCCAGCTGCCCGCATCCGTGCCCAACGGGCCGGTCACCGACGTCCGGATCGGCTCGAGGTACAACCGGATCAACTATCTCGGCGAGATCCCGGACGGCTCCGGCCGGATGTACGTGCCCGACCTCAACGGCCCGCTGTACCTCCTGAACGACGGCGAGCCGCAGCTCTACCTCGACATCGCGGCGCGGTACCCGCACTTCCTGTCCTGGCGCGGCCTCGGCTCCGGGTTCGGCTTCGTGACGTTCCACCCCGAGTTCGAGGACAACGGCAGGTTCTACACCGTCCACTCCGAGACCCCCGACGCCCCGGGTGAGCTGACCTACCCGTCCCAGCCGGTGACCTCCTCGTCGGTGACGAGCGTCGTGACCGAGTGGACCGCCGACGACCCCGCGGCCGGCACGTTCAGCGGCACCAGCCGGGAGCTGTTCCGGTTCCGCTTCGGCGGCCAGATCCACGCGATCCAGCAGATCGACTTCAACCCGCACGCCCGGCACGGCGACGAGGACTACGGGCTGCTCTACCTCGCCGTCGGCGACGGCGGCATCGGGGTGAGCAGCGACGTGCCCCAGGACCTCGCCACGCCGTCGGGCAAGATCCTCCGGATCGACCCGGCCGGCACGAACGGCCCGAACGGGCAGTACGGCATCCCCGCGTCGAACCCGTTCGTGGGCGAGCCGGGCGCCGCCGGCGAGATCTACGCCGTCGGCATGCGCGACCCGCACCGCTTCAGCTGGGACCGCCGCCACCCCGGCGACATGTACCTCGGGCACATCGGCCAGCGCGCCATCGAGGCGGTCTACGACGTCGACGCCGGCGACAACTTCGGCTGGCCGGTGATCGAGGGTCGCTACGCCTACCGCAACGAGACCCAGTGCTGGCTCTACCCGATGACGGAGGAGATGAAGGACGCCGGTTACGAGTACCCGGCCACCTCCTACGACCACGACAAGCCGGCCAACTGGCCGTGCAACTCCGACTCCGGGCACGCCGCCTCCGGCGGGTTCGTGTACCGCGGCGACCTGCCCGGCCTGTACGGCGCCTACGTCTTCGGCGACCTCGTCGAGGGCCGGGTGTACTACAGCCAGATCGCCGGACGCCCCGACGACACCGGCCACGACAACGACGTCTCGCGGGAGGCGCCGCTCTACGAGCTCGCGCTCTACGACACCGAAGGCACCCGCATGCGGATGACCGACTTCGTCGGCGACGGACGCGTCGACCTGCGCTTCGGCACGGACTCCGACCAGAACCTCTACCTGCTGGCGAAGGCCGACGGAAGGATCTGGCGGGTCGTGGGCATGAAGTACGAGTCGATCCGCCCCGAGGTCCACCCGTCGATCGCGCCGGACCTCGTCGCGTCGTACGACTTCGAGCACCCCTTCGCCGCCGACGACTCCTGGGAGGAGGACCAGGGGTGGTCGCGCACGCTGATCAGGCTGGTCAACGGGGGTGAGGACCTGCGGGTCGACGACGGAGCCTACGCGGGCAGCCTCAACGCCCTGCAGCTGCACAGCGCCGCCGGCTCGCCGACCGGCGTTCCGTGGAAGGCGGGCGTGTACTCCGCCGACGCCGACGGCGTGGAGTCACTGAGCCGCTTCAACGGAGCCGAGGGCATCACGGTGATGGGCTGGTTCAAGCTGAACGGCCAGAACCCCACCCCCGGCTTCAACGCGATCGGCCTCGCCGGCGTCCTGAGCGGCAACTCCGACGGTCACGGCGTCCGCGCCCTGCTCGAGCTGATCCAGGTCAACGGCGAGCTGCGGCTGGTCGCCCTCGGCCGGCGGATCGACACCGGCGCCTCACAGACCTTCGCCGCCGTGCAGGACTGGCGCGAGCTGCTCCCCCAGGACGAGTGGGTGCACCTGGCCGCGACATTCGACTACACGACCGGGGAGATGGCGCTGTACCGCAACGGCCGGCCGATCGAGGGCTTCTACACCACCCCCGGCGACCCCTGGCAGATCGACGGGACCGGCACCTCGGCCACCAACCCGCGCGGCATCAAGATCGGCGGCTCGTACCCGCAGGACGGCAGCGAGCGCAACCCGTGCAACTGCCGGATGGACGCGCTGATGTTCTTCGACGACGACCTGGAGGCGCAGGAGATCTGGCGGCAGTACCGCCGGTTCCAGGGCAACTGA
- a CDS encoding ABC transporter ATP-binding protein, whose amino-acid sequence MTRIGLAATGLSKAFGGVRAVDDATVEFHHGKINALIGPNGSGKTTFFNCVTGMIKPDSGRVTYYDADITGKAPHRIARAGVGRSFQLCRIFPRMTALENVLAAVRPPSRARLLASAHHRGDVARARELLSRVGIEHLESSEARALSYGQQKLLELAGVLMADPDTIMLDEPAGGVNPALIERIAALVRSLNAEGKTFIVVEHNMELVMSLSDHVIVFDRGTQISAGPPSVVQQDPRVLEAYLGI is encoded by the coding sequence ATGACGAGGATCGGCCTCGCGGCGACCGGGCTGTCGAAGGCGTTCGGAGGTGTCCGGGCCGTCGACGACGCCACGGTCGAGTTCCACCACGGCAAGATCAACGCCCTGATCGGGCCGAACGGCTCGGGGAAGACGACGTTCTTCAACTGCGTCACCGGCATGATCAAGCCCGACAGCGGGCGCGTCACGTACTACGACGCCGACATCACCGGGAAGGCGCCGCACCGGATCGCCCGCGCCGGCGTCGGGCGCAGCTTCCAGCTGTGCCGGATCTTCCCCCGGATGACCGCGCTGGAGAACGTCCTGGCGGCGGTCCGGCCGCCGAGCCGGGCCCGCCTGCTCGCCTCCGCCCACCATCGCGGCGACGTCGCACGGGCCCGGGAGCTGCTGTCCCGCGTCGGCATCGAGCACCTCGAGAGCTCCGAGGCGCGCGCCCTGTCCTACGGCCAGCAGAAGCTGCTCGAGCTCGCGGGCGTGCTGATGGCCGACCCCGACACGATCATGCTCGACGAACCGGCCGGCGGCGTGAACCCGGCGCTCATCGAGCGGATCGCCGCGCTGGTCCGCTCGCTCAACGCCGAGGGCAAGACGTTCATCGTCGTCGAGCACAACATGGAACTGGTCATGAGCCTCTCCGACCACGTGATCGTCTTCGACCGCGGCACCCAGATCAGCGCCGGCCCGCCTTCAGTGGTCCAGCAGGACCCCCGAGTCCTGGAGGCCTACCTTGGCATCTGA
- a CDS encoding branched-chain amino acid ABC transporter permease has protein sequence MPSASDRIRGPGLTAALKVIGILALAAAALSFPAFAANPFILSVGVVIMSYAVLATGWNFVGGFTGYMSLGHAAYSGLGGYATALLIIESGINPWLALVLGALITALIAVPVGIASLRVRGASFVIVSIAFVLILQLVFQSWGEFTGGSNGLRVPRPFGPDVLRPEQHERFFYLHVAVLAIALLAWWLIDRSRFGIGLKAIREDEDKAQALGIPTFTYKLVAFVLSAFFTAVGGGLYALWFGFLDPIFQFSILIGSYMVLMSLLGGIRSLFGPLLGALVVGYSVEFFKNEYGDTQFHLVATGLLLGLVVLFMPDGVIPALAALRRRFRPQESSIREVSQAELAEQRDSAPAREGAKR, from the coding sequence TTGCCCAGCGCTTCTGACCGGATCCGCGGGCCGGGGCTGACCGCCGCGCTCAAGGTCATCGGAATCCTCGCCCTCGCCGCGGCGGCGTTGTCGTTCCCCGCGTTCGCCGCGAACCCGTTCATCCTGTCGGTGGGCGTGGTGATCATGAGCTACGCGGTCCTCGCGACCGGCTGGAACTTCGTCGGCGGGTTCACCGGCTACATGTCGCTCGGCCACGCGGCCTACTCCGGCCTCGGCGGCTACGCCACCGCACTGCTGATCATCGAGTCGGGCATCAACCCGTGGCTGGCGCTGGTCCTCGGCGCACTGATCACCGCGCTGATCGCGGTGCCGGTGGGCATCGCCAGCCTGCGCGTGCGCGGAGCGTCGTTCGTCATCGTCTCGATCGCCTTCGTGCTGATCCTGCAGCTGGTCTTCCAGTCGTGGGGCGAGTTCACCGGCGGGTCGAACGGGCTGCGGGTGCCACGGCCGTTCGGGCCCGACGTCCTGCGTCCCGAGCAGCACGAGCGCTTCTTCTACCTGCACGTCGCGGTACTGGCGATCGCGCTGCTCGCCTGGTGGCTGATCGACCGGTCGCGGTTCGGCATCGGCCTCAAGGCGATCCGCGAGGACGAGGACAAGGCGCAGGCGCTGGGCATCCCGACGTTCACCTACAAGCTCGTGGCGTTCGTCCTCTCCGCGTTCTTCACCGCGGTCGGCGGCGGGCTCTACGCGCTCTGGTTCGGCTTCCTCGACCCGATCTTCCAGTTCTCGATCCTCATCGGCTCCTACATGGTGCTGATGAGCCTGCTGGGCGGCATCCGCAGCCTGTTCGGGCCGCTGCTCGGAGCCCTGGTCGTCGGCTACTCCGTCGAGTTCTTCAAGAACGAGTACGGCGACACCCAGTTCCACCTCGTCGCCACCGGGCTGCTGCTCGGGCTGGTCGTGCTGTTCATGCCCGACGGCGTCATCCCGGCGCTCGCGGCGCTGCGACGGCGGTTCCGCCCGCAGGAGTCGTCCATCCGCGAGGTCAGCCAGGCCGAGCTCGCCGAGCAGCGAGATTCCGCCCCGGCCAGAGAGGGGGCGAAGCGATGA
- a CDS encoding amino acid ABC transporter substrate-binding protein: protein MTVPIRVRRTALAVAGGLALTACISSGDDDSPDAEGGDDPITIGISLPLTGDFAEPGKGVEQGYEAWAAYMNENGGLLGRDVELTILDDQSSADRVASDYERLINEDGVDLVFGPFSTRLVVPAAQVAQDYGFLFVEPAGAAPEVFTQGFDNLFYAAPAVADDHYNHLADAIEAMPAAERPQTAAYAAMDDPFAMGTAYGLKARLEAMGVTTVADEVYPPNTTDFSSIAAQIASTDADIMVGGTQYQDAVNLILALQQLGYQPRMAAFSTAPTNPEFPAAIGDRTEGVLAPTGYTPEATYPSNQEFVEFYTEEYGTAPGEDQANAWTTGQVVAAAVEAVGCADPEPDCQQQLIDWLRENEVDTVVGPLSWDAEGRPQGAHLIQQYVGGEIRIVLPEDAAEAELIVEKPAW, encoded by the coding sequence ATGACCGTCCCCATTCGTGTTCGCCGCACCGCTCTGGCCGTCGCCGGCGGTCTGGCGCTCACGGCGTGTATCAGCAGCGGCGACGATGACAGCCCCGACGCCGAGGGCGGCGACGACCCCATCACGATCGGCATCTCCCTCCCGCTGACCGGCGACTTCGCCGAGCCGGGCAAGGGCGTCGAGCAGGGGTACGAGGCCTGGGCGGCCTACATGAACGAGAACGGCGGCCTGCTCGGCAGGGACGTCGAGCTGACGATCCTGGACGACCAGTCCAGCGCGGACCGGGTCGCCTCGGACTACGAGCGGCTGATCAACGAGGACGGCGTCGACCTGGTCTTCGGGCCGTTCTCCACCCGCCTCGTGGTCCCCGCCGCGCAGGTCGCGCAGGACTACGGCTTCCTGTTCGTCGAGCCGGCCGGCGCCGCGCCGGAGGTGTTCACCCAGGGCTTCGACAACCTCTTCTACGCCGCACCTGCGGTCGCCGACGACCACTACAACCACCTGGCCGACGCGATCGAGGCGATGCCCGCGGCCGAGCGGCCCCAGACCGCCGCCTACGCGGCGATGGACGACCCGTTCGCGATGGGCACCGCCTACGGCCTCAAGGCGCGCCTGGAGGCGATGGGCGTGACGACGGTGGCCGACGAGGTCTACCCGCCGAACACCACCGACTTCAGCAGCATCGCGGCGCAGATCGCCAGCACAGACGCCGACATCATGGTCGGCGGGACGCAGTACCAGGACGCGGTCAACCTGATCCTCGCGCTCCAGCAGCTGGGCTACCAGCCGCGGATGGCGGCGTTCTCGACCGCGCCGACCAACCCGGAGTTCCCCGCGGCGATCGGCGACCGGACCGAGGGCGTCCTGGCGCCGACCGGCTACACCCCGGAGGCGACCTACCCCTCCAACCAGGAGTTCGTCGAGTTCTACACCGAGGAGTACGGCACCGCGCCGGGTGAGGACCAGGCCAACGCGTGGACGACCGGCCAGGTCGTCGCCGCCGCGGTCGAGGCCGTCGGGTGTGCCGACCCGGAGCCCGACTGCCAGCAGCAGCTCATCGACTGGCTGCGGGAGAACGAGGTCGACACCGTTGTCGGCCCGCTGAGCTGGGACGCCGAGGGCCGCCCGCAGGGCGCCCATCTGATCCAGCAGTACGTCGGCGGCGAGATCCGGATCGTCCTCCCGGAGGACGCGGCCGAGGCCGAGCTGATCGTCGAGAAGCCGGCGTGGTGA